One segment of Macaca fascicularis isolate 582-1 chromosome 4, T2T-MFA8v1.1 DNA contains the following:
- the LOC102121359 gene encoding putative olfactory receptor 2W6, with protein MEKDNTSSFEGFILVGFSDRPHLELILFVVVLIFYLLTLLGNMTIILLSALDSRLHTPMYFFLANLSFLDMCFTTGSIPQMLYNLWGPDKTISYVGCAIQLYFVLALGGVECVLLAVMAYDRYAAVCKPLHYAVIMHPRLCGQLTSVAWLSGFGNSLIMAPQTLMLPRCGHRRVDHFLCEMPALIGMACVDTTMLEALAFALAIFIILAPLILILISYGYIAGTILRIKSAAGQKKAFNTCSSHLIVVSLFYGTIIYMYLQPANTYSQDQGKFLTLFYTIVTPSVNPLIYTLRNKDVQEAMKKVLGKGSAEI; from the coding sequence ATGGAAAAGGATAATACAAGTTCTTTTGAAGGCTTCATCCTGGTGGGCTTCTCTGACCGTCCCCACTTAGAGCTGATCCTCTTTGTGGTTGTCCTCATCTTTTATCTGCTGACTCTTCTTGGCAACATGACCATCATCTTGCTTTCAGCTCTGGATTCCCGGCTGCACACACCGATGTATTTCTTTTTGGCAAACCTCTCATTCCTGGACATGTGTTTCACCACAGGCTCCATCCCTCAGATGCTCTACAACCTTTGGGGTCCAGATAAGACCATCAGCTATGTGGGTTGTGCCATCCAGTTGTACTTTGTCTTGGCCCTGGGAGGGGTGGAGTGTGTCCTCCTGGCTGTCATGGCATATGACCGCTATGCTGCAGTCTGCAAACCCCTGCACTACGCTGTCATCATGCACCCACGTCTCTGTGGACAGCTGACTTCAGTGGCATGGCTGAGTGGCTTTGGCAATTCTCTCATAATGGCACCCCAGACATTGATGCTACCCCGCTGTGGGCACAGACGGGTGGACCACTTTCTCTGTGAGATGCCAGCACTAATTGGTATGGCCTGTGTAGACACCACGATGCTTGAGGCACTGGCTTTTGCCCTGGCAATCTTTATCATCCTGGCACCACTCATCCTCATTCTCATTTCTTATGGTTACATTGCAGGAACAATACTTAGAATCAAGTCAGCTGCTGGGCAAAAGAAAGCCTTCAACACTTGCAGCTCCCATCTAATTGTTGTCTCTCTCTTCTATGGTACAATCATATACATGTACCTCCAGCCAGCAAATACTTATTCCCAGGACCAGGGCAAGTTTCTTACCCTTTTCTACACAATTGTCACTCCCAGTGTTAACCCCCTGATCTATACACTGAGAAACAAAGACGTTCAAGAGGCCATGAAGAAGGTGCTAGGGAAGGGGAGTGCAGAAATATAG